ATGGAACATACCAGCTGCTGTATGCTTATCCAGGGTATGTGCTGGGCTATGCCACACTCCCCTGTATCTGTCCTGTACTTACCTCAGCCGAACCCAGCCCCTGTACCTTCCCTGCCTTTGGCCCTATAAGGGGACATGCCCTCAATAGCTACTTAAAGAACAGATGTGCTCTGGATATCACCAGTTCAGCCCCTGCATAACCCCCAATCCCACTTATCCCAGGCACTGAGAAGAAAAGTGACAGTAATGGAAATAGAAGTTGGGCTTGGGCCCAGACTTGGGTCCTCAGAGCCTGTCATGGTGGCAACGTAGGTAGAACAGACTTCTCCTACTCCCACAGGGAGAAGCCCCGTGTCTGCCCTCTTAGTTTTGAGAACGTGCTGCCCTTTGGAACTCGATATGTGTGCCAGTTTCCAGCCCAGGATGAAGTTCGCCTCTTCTTTCCACTGCACCTCTGGGTGAAGAACATGTTTCTGAACCAGACTGTGACCCAGCGGGTGCTCTTTGTGGATAGTGTGGGTAAGGGCCATCCTCCTGTCACCCTGGCCCCTCTATTTGATGGCCCCTCATCCAGCTCCTAGGATCAGACTGGTCTGTGCTCTCTTGGGGCAACATGGATGCCCTTCATTACCAGATGCTAGAGGCACCTCAAGATCCCCTTATCATTCTTCCCAGACTTGGCATCCAAAACTAGACTTCATTTCACACCAGAGACAACCTGTGCCCCACTCCCCATCATTAACCTATTCATCTACTCATTCAACAGTTACAGactacctactatgtgccaggcactgtgctaggtgacAAGGATACAGAAATGAAGAGATCCCTGCTCTTGAGGAGCACTGAGTCTAACAAACCTAAAAAGAGGCCACTGTTCTAGTGATGAAAGGAGAAAGGATAAGGAGTTTCCTTGCCCTGGCTTCCAGGAGAGCAATGGTCTGTGATCCTCTAGAACCCAGGGGCTGCCTGCAATCCAGCTTCCAGCTCCTCCCTCTACAGTCCATGGGTTGAACCATAGACTGTGGCACTCAGAGAGTTCTGATGTACCCTGTCTTGCCCTCAGGCCTGCCAGCTCCCCCAAATATCATTAAGGCTGTGGGCGGGAGCCAACCAGGGGAACTTCAGATCAGCTGGGAGACCCCAGCTCCCGAAATCAGTGCTTTCCTGAGGCATGAACTCCGCTATGGCCCCAAGGATCCCAGGAATTCCAGTGCTCTCACAGTCATGCAGCTGCTGCCCACAGAAACCTGCTGTCCAGCTCTGCAGAGACTAaacccagccccagctctgcacCAGCCTCCGTGTGCTCAGCCCATGATGCCCCAACAGGATCGACCAGAGCAGACCTCCCCAACTAGAGAAGTATCCTGGCCTTCTTCTGCCCTACCTCCTATCTCCTACCCCTAATTTTGCCCCAAGAAAGGGCAGGCTGTACTTCAGGGATTCCAGATTGGGTTGGTCTTTGGGGAGTTAGTATGGGCGTGGGAACCATGTCTATCTAGGAATCTCCCACTTTGGGTCATTCATACCAACAAAATTGAGTGTTTCAGGCCTTTGAGGTCATGGGGCTTTCCCTAAAAGTTCTGAACACCACTTGAAACCAACCTATCTGGCCCCTAGTCTGTGTGCATATCTATCCAGTGGGGAACTGGGCATCTCTCCACAGGTACACTGTGGGGCTTCAAATGTAAGAGATGGAGGCTGTCTTGGTTGAGAGGCAGACCTAGATTCTGAGGCTGGGATTCTTTTCCCAAGGCTTCATCTCTGACAGTGATGAGTGGAAGCTGCCTCATCTCAGGGCTCCAGCCTGGTAAATCCTACAAGCTCCAGCTGCGCAGCCAACCTGACGGGGTCTCTCTCCATGGCTCCTGGGGATCCTGGTCCCTCCCCGCAACTGTGGACCTGCCTGGAGATGCAGGTGAGTcgacaaaagaatggaaagatgGGGAGGAGATGGAAAAGATCTCTAGAGAGGCCTGGACTGGAAATGGAAGCTCTGAGAGCCATGGTCCTTCCTGATGACCTCAAACTTGCCACTGGACAGAGTGTACTGTATTCAAGGAGAGAACAATGAATGAAAGTAAATATTCCAAGTTATGTGTGAAGATGATCTGGATGCTCTGTAGAGCGGGAATGTGTTGGCCCTGATGGGACTTCCTTCTGTTAACTTAGTGGAGATTGGACTGCAGTGCTTTACCTTGAACCTGAAGACTGTTACCTGTCAGTGGCAGCAACAGAACCACACTAGCTCCCAAGGCTTCTTCTACCACAGCAGGGCGCGGTGCTGTCCCGGAAACAGGTGAGAGCTGAACTGCTGATTGAGCTTGAGGtagtgagagagagacaatcaCACAGAGAGAGATTGTTCGTGGTTCTCTTCACTCCCCTCCTTTATCCCAAAGCCAACTGGCCTCCACGCCCTAATCCTCGGATAGATACTTTACCTTCTTAAtctccctccatccccactgGAATGCCTTGGTTTCGTTCAGATTTAATCATGTCACCTGGACCACTGCAACTGCCTATTTTCTCATTCACCTGCAATTTACCCCTCATGCTGCTGACAGAGTGACCTTTGTTAAACTCAAACTTTGAATGGTCTCCCCTACTCAAATAGGTACTGCAGCCCTCCATTATCTATCAAATCCAATCACAACCTCGCCTTCAAGAATTACCACCAAGCACCTCACTGATCTGTCACTCCTCCCATATCCAACCTAAAACCATGTCTTATTGATTTTACCTATTAAATATCTCTAGAACCTGCCTGCTTTTCATCACTGCCATTCCCCTAGCTCACTTGGGCTACCAGGAAGACTTATTAACTGGGCACCTCTTGAATCCTCCAAATCATTCTCCACATAGGAactgcagtgatttttttttttttttttttttttttagagagagagagagagagagagctggaacaagtgagcaggggaggggggcagagggagagagagaatcttaaacgggctcctgagctaaaatcaagagttgatcagacattcaactaactgagccactcagatgcccctggaGTGATCTTTTAAAGTGCAAACATGAATATAACACTCTTGGCTTTAAAGTCTTCAATAGCTTCCCACTAAtcttggggaaggaaggaaggaaggaaggaaggaaggaaggaaggaaggaaggaaggaaggaaggaaagatgaagaaCCCTATTGTGGCCTTATAAAGTACCGAAAGACTTAGCCGCTACCTATGCCTTCAGCTTCACCTTACATTATGCTGTCTTTTCCTCTCTGACTCTTTGGTCCCCTGCTATCTGCCCTAGTCTCTCCTGCCTCTgggtctttgcacttgctatcTACCCAGCCCTCCTGTCTTAACTTCTACTTACCCTTCAATTttcaactcaaatgtcacctcctcagggaacCCTCCCCTCATCCTCCCCATTGGGTCcaattatatatacttattgtACCATACACCTCTCCTTCTTAAGTACTTATCATAGttacaattttacatttatactttATGGAGTTATTTGACCGATAATATCACTCTTTCTCAGAACTCCAATTGAGAAAGGCTGATCTTGACTATACATGATCCCTAAGGGCAAAGTCAATGTCTGGTTTTACTCACCAATGTATTCTCACctaccacagtgcctggaacatagagGGTACTCagtaaacaaatgttaaattaaTGAATACTGAAAAGAACCACCATTAACAGCTTTAATGTATTCTTCCAGTTTTTCTATGTACTTAAACATGTCTATACACAACATTTAATTTTCAGTATAAGTTGGATCCCATTATATTTGTGGTTTGCTAACTTactttctttacttaaaaatatgtcttggaggggcgcctgggtggctcagttggttaaacatccaacttcagctcaggtcacgatctcacaattcatgagttcgagccccacattgggctctgtgctgacagcgcagagcctgcttgggattctctctctctctctctctctctctctctctctctctctctttctgcccctccctcgctcatgctgtgtgtgtgtctctctctcaaagatgaataaacattaaaaaaaattttaatatgtcttGGAGCCCATTACAAAAAGATGTaactcattcttttaaatgtttttttaacgtttatttatttttgatacagagagagacagagcatgaatgggggaggggcagagagagagggagacacagaatcggaagcaggctccaggctctgagccatcatcccagagcccgacgcggggctcgaactcacggaccgtgagatggtgacctgagctgaagtcggacgcttaaccgactgagccacccaggcgccccagtaactcATTCTTTTAAATACCTGCACAGATTTCCATAGTCTAGAAGTGCCATGAATGGATTAAAGAGGAGCAAAACTAAAGTCATCGTTTCTTCTACCAAAAGCTGCTCCTCCTTCCTTGTCCTCCACCCTACCATCAACTTGGTTTTTCAGAACTGAAACATGGGAATCACTCTGGACTTCTGCCATTTCCCCACCCTCCAGATGCAATCAGAAATGGTCTTATCATTTCTACCTCTTCAGTATCCCCTCAATCCATATATTTTACTCCACCCCCATTGTCACAACCCCAGTTCAGGTCCTCATCACCTCATACATGGAAACCATGAAAGTGTCCTAATAGATTTCCCTGCTTCTAGTCTGCCCTCACGAATTCTTTCCTACAACCTGCAGTTACAGTGATCTTCCCAGAGTACAATGCTAATTATGACaatttttcagtttaaaagtCTTAAATGTCTCCATAATCACTGTAAGATTAAGCTCAAGCTCCTTACAAAGGTCATCAGGCCATCTATGACCTTAGTCTGCCCTCTCCCATTTACCACTCGCCACCAGGCCCTCTAAGCTAAGAGCATTCTGCACACTTCTAATTTCCCCCAAAGCACTGTATCTCTTATCTGTGCACAAGCATGTGCCTGGTACGTCTCTTTGTCCCCTCTGCCTATCCTATTTACGGTCCAAGATGCAGTCTAAGCACTGCCTTGTCCAGGAAGtattctctgaccctccctgtctGGGTTAGATTATCCTCCTTGATATGCCCCCCCAACCAGCCAGTGCACACCACAGAAAAATACCAactgtctgtttttctgcctcttccaCTGGAATGAGAGCTCCTTGATTATTCCTCTATGTATTCatagtgcccagcacagtgcccggcacatggtatcaattatttgttgaataaagaagtaaacatataaatatattaataaataattttaggaaCAGCTAGCCATTTAGGCATTATAATCAGGAAGGAGACATGATTCACTTGTGCAATAAACAGTTATTGAGGGTGACTATGTAGCAGGCATTGGAATAGAGtaacaaatgaaacagaaaagtttCCACAATGTTGGGGCTTACATTTTAGtcagggggaaaggaaggggtgaCAAAGTAgtaaagaaatcaagaaacaagGTTATATGGTAGAGActaagtggggtggggggtgggtgctaATCTAGACTTTATGGTCTAGAGAACCTAGAGACCACACCTAAGTGGCAAAAAAGAATGAGTCACATGAAGACCTAGAGTCAGAGCAACCCAGGGCAAGGTGAAGTGCAAAGGCAGTACATGTGGCATATCCATAGCACAGAAAGAAGGCCCACGTGGATGAAGGGTGGTAAACGGGTGTGAGAATTATAGGAGAATGGCCAGGTAGGAAAGAGTTAAATCATATAGGGCCCTGTGGTCCCCGGTATGGAGTTTGGATTCAAGGTGGGACAGAgagccattgaaggattttaagcagaagagtgacgtgatgtgattttcattttaaaaagataggttTCTCTGTGAAATTATAAAGAAGTACAGACAGAAGCAGAGTCACCAGTTAGAACTTTGCCTTAATCCAGGCAGGAGACAGAGGTAGTTCATCTCACGTGGCAGTGTTAAAGATTTCAGTAAGTGGACAGATTTGTGATATATGCTGGACATTAGCAGATCAACACTTGGGAAGCAAATTCTGGTAGctatgtggagaacaaactgaaaggaGTGGACAATGGAGGCAGTAAAGCCAGTTGGGGAGGATGTTGTAATAATGTTATAGTAAACTAATATATAGAGGTGACTAACAGAGCTGCTGTACAACAGATTAAAAACATAAGTATGTTTCCACCAGACAGATGAAGTCTCTTTGAAACAATCCAGTGAAGTAGGTGTTATTAATCCATTTTATcgatgaagaaatggaagcaaagatCAATCAAACAATCTACCAGAGTTGTATACCAATAAGCCAAGACATGAACTCTATAGCTCATGCTATTTTCATGTATCATCTAGCTCTTTCCCTAAGAGTTAGAGGCTGGACACCAAagtaaaattcagaaaacaaaacaccatggcaggaagacagagaaaggtcTGGAAGCTGAGGGAGGAGTCACATTATGGTCCCTACAGGCCATATCCCCTGTGGGATGGGAGTTATCAGGATTAGTCTCTGATGCAGGCCTGATTCAATAACTCTATGGGGATGATTCTTAGGGACCCCATCTGGGAGAAGTGTGAAGAGGAGAAAAATCCAGGATTACAGCCCTCCCAGTTCTCTCGCTGCCACTTCAAGTCACGAAATGACAGTGTTATTCACATCCTTGTGGAGGTGACCACAGCCCAGGGTGCTGTTCACAGCTACTTGGGCTCCCCTTTCTGGATCCGCCAGGCTGGTAAgaactttcttcccttcccctcccacatagTTCCTGCCCCGACCACTCCTGACCCCTTGCCCAGCATCACCAGTTCTGGTACTTCTGACCCATGGCCCTGGTGGCATGATATCTCATGCACAAAAGGGCTTAGGCCAGTCCCTGCTGGCATCCCTGTAGTGCTCATCCCCACTCCAAACTTGCACTGGAGGGAGGTCTCCAGCGGGCAGCTGGAATTGGAATGGCAACACCCATCATCGTGGGGAGCCCGAGAGACCTGCTATCAGCTCCGATACACAGGAGAAGGCCATCAAGACTGGAAGGTACGATCGAGGGGAAAATGCCCCCAGACGTCACTACACACGGTATTCCTGAGTTTTATTGGATCTGTTATCAAGAGTGAAGGTGTCCATGTATCTATGTCTGGGTTTGTAGATCTACGTTTATCTGATTCAACTGGTATCTTAATCTCTCTTTGACATTTGATACTGTTGACTactgccatttaaaattttgcctTCCCTTTGCCTTTGGGATCAGTTTCTCCGGATTCTCATACTATTTCTCTGGCTGAACCATCTCactctttcctgcttttattCTCATTAACCACACGTATATACAACTTCTTACCAGACAGCTCTACATAAAAGCCCCCAGGGGCATTTCAGACCCAGTATATCCAAAACTAAACTCATCTTCCTCCCCAAgcttattttacctttttattgaggtataagtTACATTCAGTAAAGTACACAGATCTTAAATATACGATTAATTTGTACATGTATACACCCATGTAACTATTACCCAGATCAAGACAAAGGTTATTTCTAGCATCCCAGAAGCTCCTTGTGCCCCTTACAGTCACACCCCCCCCCAAGGCAACTACTATTTTGACACCACTACTATTTTGATaagtttttgctgttgttgaacTTAACaaaatggaaccatacagtatttcATCCTCAGACTTACTTCTCTGTTCCCTATCTGACAATGGCACTACCACTTACCCAGTTATCCAAGCCTGGAGTCATACTggactcttcttccttttcccttgtcCCTTCCCTCCATTTATCAACAAGTAAGTTGAGTTTATTGTACCGACAGTCCTCACATCCCTACTACCACTGCCTTCACCTCATCTTTGACCACCCAGCCTGGCCCTCCATGCTCTTAGCACACAGAACTACTCAGTAACCCCCAACCAAGCAACTCAGGCAGCCTGACATGCTTCTTCATGTTCCCATAGTCCCCTACTTATATCATTATAGCACTAATTACTTGTGATAATTTACTGGTTTGCATGTCTTCCTCATCAGACTTGTGAGAAACCATGTTTCATTCATCCTtttccccagtgcccagcccagCACTTGGCATATCACCAGCAGTTCCTAAGTGTTCGCCACATGATTGCTAGTCTCCCTGCCTGTCCACACGACGCTTGTTCTCTCTGTTTGGAATCTGTCCTTGTGCCCCCAGCACCTAGCATCCGCTCCTGGATGCGTGTTACTTGTGAACAATCTGTGTGGCCCTGAGTATCTGAATGTGCCCGGGGTTTCCATCGCCCGACCTGGACCCTGGTGAGCACCTCTGGCGGGATGTCCGCGTGTCCTGGTCAGTGTGTGTATGCTTTGGGGTCAGGATGAGTAGTTAGTTCTCCGTGCAACGAGGTCTGTGTGCCAGCGTGTGTGTCGGGGCGCGTCTAAGGCCTGGCGTGCCTGGGGAGGGCGAGACCGCTGTCAGGGAGAGGCTCTCCGCCAGGATGCATGTTTTCTGTCAAGGAGGCTcgttgaggggagggagggagatccCCGAAGATTCAAAGCTGTACGCTTCTGGCCAAAAGGATGCCAGGCTCTCGAGGCAGCGACGCCGGCAGGCCGCCGCCCGGAGCCTGCCCACCGGCTCGTTCCCCCTCCGCGCAGGTGCTGGAGCCGCCTCTCGGCGCCCGGGGAGAGACCCTGGAGCTGCGCCCGCGCTCCCGCTACCGCTTACAGCTCCGCGCCAGGCTCCACGGCCCCACCTACCAAGGCCCCTGGAGCGCCTGGTCAGATCCAGTGAGCGTAGACACTGCCTCCGAGACTGGTGAGGGCCCGGCCGGGGCAAGGCGCTCTGCGTCTGCGCGACTGGAGGGGCGCCGGCGCAGCGAGGGGCGGGCCgtgaggggcggggccggggcggggtctggccggcctgggggcggggctccaGCCTGGGGCGGCAGAGGTCTGACTGGTTTCGTCCCTTAGCCTGGATCTCCTTGGTGACCGCTCTGCTCGTGGTGCTGGGCCTCAGCACCCTCCTGGGCCTGCTGCTGCTGAGGTGGCAGTTTCCTGCGCACTACAGGTACCGCCCCGGTCACGCGGGAGACGGGACCGTGGTCCGGGTGGGGCCAGAAGCCTCTAAACAAGCATCCCAGGGTTTCTCAATGACACCCGCCCTCCCGAGGACCGCAGGGCCACACCTGTGGCTTCAGCCACCTCCTGCACGTCTCCCCTGGGAGTCGCACCGCCTGCTTACACTCTAACATGCCCGCTATCCTGGACACCTCAAACAACCCCACCTCCTGGCTCCTCATCTCAGCAACAAGGCTTCTGTCTGTCCACCCATCGCTCAGACCAGAACACTGGACACCTCCCTCCCCTTTATCTAGTCTGGCCTGGTCTGGTCATTCCACCTCCTAAACCTCCCTCAAATAGTGGCCCCCTTTTTCTAGCCCTACAGACACTACCGGGCTCACTGAAACAGAACCTCTTCTCCCTCCAATCTAGCCTCACACAGCCACCCAAATAGTCTCTTTAAAATGCACACATGGATTGGCTACTCCCCTCCTTAAGTCTCATGACTAGCTCCCCAGGATAGAGTCCAGACTCTGGAATGATAAGCAAGGCTCTGTAAAATCTGGCCCCTGCCAGAATTtgcaccccctcacccccacactgTGCTTCAGCCTTGCCAAACTGTTGGTGATTTCCTCCACAAATCAAGTGGTTTTACTTCTCAGTGCAGGGGATATGATGTCCCCTCTGCCAGGAATACCCTCCCTGGATGACTAATAcccttttatctttaaataacttTCTCCACCAACTCctagaaaactttcctaaccctCGCCTCTTGGCTACTCTCTTTGTGCCCAGTACAGACTTCTATCACAGTACCAGTAGCATTTTAcggtatttatttctttatatgtcttCCCTCTACCTTACTTGGTCATCTTTAAAtcctcagcacaaagcctgccaAATAGCACGtccttaaataaatattattaatgacTTGTTTATATGGGAAGACTAAGGCTGAGAAGAAATGCCATTGGAAGTTATaaacaactaaaggtagagaaagcaaacaaaaacattaggATAGCATCCTTATGCTTCAGTCCTTCCATTGGTAACACCTCTCGGTTCTTGAAGGCCTAGCTCAAAAGACAAGTCCTCCAAGCAGCCTCTTTTGGTGACCCTAGGCTAGGTTAGatgtccctcctctgtgctcccatctCTCCTTGAACATACAAgtctttctttgaatttttaatccattcatatGTATGAGCAGACCAGATTGTAGCCTCTATGCAGGTAATCAGATCCAACAAAAAaattgggggagaggaggaaggtgaTGCTGCTGAACCAGGCATACTCAGTTCCTTGTCCCTGGTTTGCCAGATAAATCACTCCTCCCCTTGGAGAGATACGAATGAGGTAGCAAAAGAAGCCTGAAATGTTCAGCTAAAGTCTTTCCATGTGGAAATATGAGCTGAAAGAATTGGAGGTTCCCCCAACATACCTTAATCCGTACTCTTCCCAGAGAGACCACCTTCCCCAGTAACTTAGTAATAAACCCCTCTGGTTCTCTTCATGCACCCATTCAACTAATTTTTTGAGCGCCTACTCTGGGCCAGATAGTGTTCTATACCCTGGAGGACTGAGCAAATAGACAAACTCTTTGtgctcatggagtttatattctagtggagTGAGACAGACACCCCCCCCCGGCAAAATGtgtaataatataatacatatacaataagtgctataaagaaaaataaagcagagcagGACAtagggatggggaagggaggtgATAGTATTTTAGAGATGGCAGTCAgagacatttgagcagagacccaaatgaaatgaggaaacaaatcaagaggcagagaaaatggcAAGTACAAAGGCGCTGAAGCAGGGGTGTTTGAGGATACTCAAACCCCTTTTTTGAAACTCCCCACCACTGActgcccttccctccttttcACCTATGCTCCTCTACCTTCCTTTATTGCCTTGACTACACTGTTACCTCTCCAAGTCTTACTCCCTGATCTCAGCTGCACGCCCACCTCCGtggtctcctcctccctcctaaTTCACTCCTGTAACtcagtctccttctcttccttctccccaagGAGTCTGAAGCATGCCCTGTGGCCCTCACTTCCAGACCTGCACCGGGTCCTAGCCCAGTACCTTAGGGATACTGCAGCACTGAGTCCAGTGAGTGCATTcccttccaccctccccaccaccagcccTGCCTGGACCCGGACCCTTTCCCCACGTACGCTTTTCCAAGACCCCTACCCACCAGCATACCATCCCTAAGCTCTACCCCCAGCCTAACCCTCCTTCCTGCACAATCCAGGTCTTCCTCCCACAGGACCTGCTCTAATCTGgactccttccccccccccccccccgcccatctcTCCCAGCCCAAGACTGCAGTCTCAGATGCCTGTGAGGAAGTGGAACCCAGCCCCCTTGAAATTCTACCCAAGTCCTCAGAGAAGACTCCCGTGGCCCTGTGTTCCTCCCAGGCCCAGATGGACTACCGAAGACTGCCTCCTTCTTGCCTGGGGACCATGCCTCTGTCTGTGTGCCCACCAATGGCTGAGATGGGGTCTTATTGTACCACTCACATTGCCAACCATTCCTACTTACCTCTAAGCTGCTGGCAGGCCCCTCTCTCCCAGTACCCTGGACAGATCCAAACCCACCAGACCTCTTTTCCCCACCTCCCTACCCACTCCAACCCCACAACACAAACTTCTCAGACCTCACGTCCATCCCCCTCTGTCTGTCCTCATAGTTGGGCTCCACGACACTGACCACTGATGACGACCTTTGGTACTGCTGCTGACATAAAGCCAGCACCCTCGCTTCTCACGCCAGGCTCATTTGACCAAGCTGCTCTAACTTTCACctgtttcctctctcctctctaatGCTGGACTCCTTGAAAAGACATCTCCACATCCCCACTTCCCATTTGCTCTTCAGACTAGTTAGTCCCCTACTTTGCTAAGGAAACTACCCTGGCAGAGTTCACTTCAAACCATGAAATTGCAAGATCAAGTAGGATCTTATCAGTCCTCAATTTATTTGATCTCTCTGTGGCATCTGTCATGGTAGCTACTCATTTCCCCT
The window above is part of the Prionailurus bengalensis isolate Pbe53 chromosome C1, Fcat_Pben_1.1_paternal_pri, whole genome shotgun sequence genome. Proteins encoded here:
- the MPL gene encoding thrombopoietin receptor, whose translation is MPSWALLVVTSCLLLAPQNLAQVSSQDTSLLASDSEPLKCFSQTFEDLTCFWDEEEAAPNGTYQLLYAYPGEKPRVCPLSFENVLPFGTRYVCQFPAQDEVRLFFPLHLWVKNMFLNQTVTQRVLFVDSVGLPAPPNIIKAVGGSQPGELQISWETPAPEISAFLRHELRYGPKDPRNSSALTVMQLLPTETCCPALQRLNPAPALHQPPCAQPMMPQQDRPEQTSPTREASSLTVMSGSCLISGLQPGKSYKLQLRSQPDGVSLHGSWGSWSLPATVDLPGDAVEIGLQCFTLNLKTVTCQWQQQNHTSSQGFFYHSRARCCPGNRDPIWEKCEEEKNPGLQPSQFSRCHFKSRNDSVIHILVEVTTAQGAVHSYLGSPFWIRQAVLIPTPNLHWREVSSGQLELEWQHPSSWGARETCYQLRYTGEGHQDWKVLEPPLGARGETLELRPRSRYRLQLRARLHGPTYQGPWSAWSDPVSVDTASETAWISLVTALLVVLGLSTLLGLLLLRWQFPAHYRSLKHALWPSLPDLHRVLAQYLRDTAALSPPKTAVSDACEEVEPSPLEILPKSSEKTPVALCSSQAQMDYRRLPPSCLGTMPLSVCPPMAEMGSYCTTHIANHSYLPLSCWQAPLSQYPGQIQTHQTSFPHLPTHSNPTTQTSQTSRPSPSVCPHSWAPRH